Proteins encoded by one window of Salicibibacter halophilus:
- a CDS encoding DegV family protein, which produces MKNIKIVTDSTTDLSKDVLDAHSIHVVPLSIHIDGKEFVDQVDISPEAFITEMARAKDLPKTSQPAIGELVTKYEELGKDGGHILSIHLASGLSGTYETARMAAEEAKAEVTVVDSEYISSALGFQVEEAAKMAAEGKSVEDILDRLKTIKQNSRLYVVVETLENLVKGGRIGKGKAFLGSLLNIKPIAALEEGVYTPVAKVRTQSQMIQTLMKYFKKDSEDRQIKGISISHANASELANKLKDAIATENRFKDIMIQTTTPIISTHTGEGAIGFSYYTDSL; this is translated from the coding sequence ATGAAAAATATAAAGATCGTTACAGACTCCACGACAGATTTATCCAAGGATGTGTTAGATGCACATTCCATTCATGTCGTGCCATTATCCATACACATAGACGGCAAGGAATTTGTTGACCAAGTCGATATTTCACCTGAGGCATTTATTACGGAGATGGCTCGAGCAAAAGATCTCCCGAAAACATCTCAGCCGGCAATAGGGGAATTGGTTACAAAATATGAAGAGTTAGGGAAAGATGGCGGCCACATTTTGTCGATCCACCTCGCTTCCGGTTTGAGCGGCACTTATGAAACAGCTCGAATGGCAGCAGAAGAGGCGAAGGCAGAGGTGACCGTGGTCGACTCCGAGTACATCTCGTCAGCATTGGGCTTCCAAGTTGAAGAAGCAGCAAAAATGGCCGCGGAAGGGAAGTCAGTGGAGGACATATTGGATCGTTTAAAGACGATCAAGCAAAATTCACGCTTATACGTCGTTGTCGAGACACTTGAAAACCTTGTGAAAGGCGGAAGGATCGGCAAAGGAAAAGCTTTTTTGGGATCCCTTCTTAACATAAAGCCAATAGCGGCATTAGAGGAAGGCGTATATACGCCAGTCGCCAAAGTCCGAACACAATCACAAATGATCCAGACACTCATGAAATATTTTAAAAAAGATTCAGAGGATCGACAAATTAAAGGCATCAGCATCTCTCACGCCAATGCGTCCGAGCTTGCCAACAAGCTAAAAGACGCGATCGCAACAGAAAACCGATTCAAGGACATCATGATCCAAACAACCACTCCCATCATCAGCACCCATACCGGGGAAGGCGCCATCGGATTTTCGTATTATACCGATTCACTTTAA
- a CDS encoding cytochrome c oxidase assembly protein, producing MVIFSAVSAVIVYTWIGIRTSQKKRLRKWPYNRYGCWALGVVSMFLAFTLQMHGHSDFTMHMVVHLLLGMLAPLLFVLAAPVTLLLRFLPVTLARIATKFFKLRPVQFLTHPVVAAIVNFGGLWILYRTSLFEWMHMSTPLSILIHIHVFVAGFVFTSAMLYIDPVPHRSSFQLRAMVMVFGFTVHAVLAKLIYAESLSGVAAADARKGAILMYYGGDIVDALLISVFCLFWYRNSVFSKEKIPSEGVRE from the coding sequence ATGGTTATATTTTCAGCTGTTTCAGCGGTCATCGTTTACACTTGGATCGGAATTCGAACGAGTCAAAAAAAGCGTCTGCGCAAATGGCCTTATAATCGATATGGATGTTGGGCGCTTGGTGTCGTTTCAATGTTTTTAGCATTTACACTCCAAATGCATGGACATTCCGATTTTACCATGCATATGGTTGTACATTTGCTGCTTGGTATGTTGGCTCCATTACTCTTCGTATTGGCTGCGCCAGTGACCTTGCTTCTTCGCTTTTTACCTGTAACATTGGCCCGCATTGCAACAAAATTTTTCAAATTGCGTCCAGTACAGTTTCTCACCCACCCAGTCGTTGCTGCTATTGTGAATTTCGGAGGGCTTTGGATTTTGTATCGAACAAGCCTTTTTGAATGGATGCATATGTCGACGCCTCTCAGTATATTGATCCATATCCATGTATTCGTAGCAGGTTTTGTGTTCACTTCAGCAATGCTCTATATAGACCCCGTCCCCCATCGGTCCAGTTTCCAGCTGCGAGCGATGGTTATGGTGTTTGGATTTACTGTACATGCTGTGCTGGCAAAGCTCATTTATGCAGAATCACTTTCGGGCGTGGCAGCTGCCGATGCAAGAAAAGGGGCAATTTTGATGTACTACGGCGGCGATATTGTCGATGCGTTGCTGATCAGCGTGTTTTGCTTATTTTGGTATCGCAATTCTGTTTTTAGTAAAGAGAAAATTCCATCAGAGGGGGTGCGTGAATGA
- a CDS encoding 3D domain-containing protein, with the protein MSEWIFMKKYIVSVVAAAGLIAAPNAADAAFDSYQMTSGEVSDDVNELQVTLKELGYFSGSTGHTFGPRTLSAVQDFQQDNGISSPAGNFYGVAGPATQDAINSISGESTGSTGESNETTDEGTAEETGTEENTGTEESTGSEGSTDAEGETFTMEATAYTANCDGCSGVTATGIDLNNDRDANVVAVDPSVIDLGSTVHVEGYGEAVAGDVGGDINGERIDLHKPTAGEAESFGRQDVEVTVLD; encoded by the coding sequence ATGAGTGAATGGATCTTTATGAAAAAATATATCGTAAGCGTAGTAGCAGCGGCAGGTTTGATTGCAGCGCCGAACGCGGCAGATGCTGCATTCGATTCCTATCAAATGACTAGTGGCGAGGTAAGCGATGATGTTAACGAACTGCAGGTGACACTAAAGGAACTAGGTTATTTTAGTGGTTCAACAGGGCACACCTTTGGGCCAAGAACATTAAGTGCAGTTCAAGACTTTCAACAGGATAACGGGATTTCTTCTCCGGCCGGCAATTTCTATGGTGTAGCAGGTCCTGCGACGCAAGACGCAATTAATTCTATTTCCGGCGAATCTACCGGAAGTACCGGTGAAAGCAACGAAACCACGGATGAAGGAACCGCAGAAGAAACAGGAACCGAAGAGAACACAGGAACTGAAGAGAGCACGGGATCTGAAGGCTCTACCGATGCAGAAGGCGAAACCTTTACAATGGAAGCAACAGCATACACTGCAAATTGCGATGGTTGCAGTGGTGTAACAGCTACAGGGATCGATCTTAACAATGATCGTGACGCAAACGTTGTAGCGGTTGACCCAAGTGTCATCGATCTCGGCTCTACTGTTCATGTTGAAGGATACGGCGAAGCAGTAGCCGGAGATGTCGGCGGAGACATCAACGGAGAAAGAATTGATCTTCATAAGCCAACAGCAGGAGAAGCTGAGAGCTTTGGACGCCAAGACGTTGAAGTGACGGTTCTAGATTAA
- a CDS encoding manganese catalase family protein, with amino-acid sequence MFYHFKELQYPSKPERPDPAYAKRLQEILGGQFGEITTTMQYLMQGFNTRADAKFRDLILDIATEEIGHIEMAATMIARLLNESPTEEQEKAYKSDPALAAVIDGENPLNYIVAGAGAMAVDAEGNAWTSDYIISSGNLLADFRANFNLESQGRLQVVRLYNMTDDRGVKDLLSFFIARETAHQNIWREAIHDLENREGDIVVPTTFPREKQFNEVAYDFYNFSEGEESTKGPWTSGPAPDSKGEFQYYDRPVSYGKEPHLKSAHPKLHNTMEKPDHKHPHPSKHHPGTYFPYKHGDKRDEGDE; translated from the coding sequence ATGTTTTATCATTTTAAGGAATTGCAATATCCTTCGAAACCGGAAAGGCCTGATCCGGCGTATGCGAAACGGCTGCAGGAGATTTTAGGCGGGCAGTTTGGGGAGATTACGACCACGATGCAGTATCTGATGCAAGGGTTTAACACGAGAGCGGATGCGAAGTTTCGGGATCTTATCTTGGACATAGCGACCGAGGAGATTGGCCACATCGAAATGGCTGCTACGATGATTGCAAGGTTGCTTAATGAATCTCCGACTGAGGAACAGGAAAAAGCGTACAAAAGCGATCCCGCGCTTGCAGCAGTGATTGATGGAGAGAACCCATTGAATTACATCGTTGCAGGGGCAGGTGCTATGGCTGTCGATGCGGAAGGAAACGCCTGGACATCAGACTATATCATTTCGAGCGGGAATTTGTTAGCCGATTTCAGAGCCAATTTCAACCTTGAATCCCAAGGGAGACTGCAAGTGGTCCGTCTATACAACATGACGGATGACCGTGGGGTGAAAGATTTGCTTTCTTTTTTTATCGCTCGGGAAACGGCTCATCAAAACATTTGGCGCGAAGCCATTCACGATCTGGAAAATAGAGAAGGAGATATTGTTGTTCCAACCACTTTTCCAAGAGAGAAACAATTCAACGAAGTCGCATACGATTTTTACAATTTCTCTGAAGGGGAAGAAAGCACAAAAGGACCTTGGACTAGTGGACCGGCCCCTGATTCCAAAGGAGAATTTCAGTATTATGATCGCCCCGTCAGCTACGGAAAAGAACCACATTTAAAATCGGCCCATCCAAAGTTGCACAATACAATGGAAAAGCCTGACCATAAGCATCCGCATCCATCTAAGCACCATCCGGGAACGTATTTTCCGTATAAACATGGGGACAAAAGAGATGAAGGGGATGAATAA
- a CDS encoding bile acid:sodium symporter family protein produces MKVLASISTFAGKYFAFLVIAAAILAFLVPEPFIPINDYVPFLLGIVMLGMGMTLKPVDFKLIAKHPLPVILGLIFQYTIMPLTALLIAYLLNLPPELAAGLVLLGSVPGGTASNVMVYLAKGDLPLSITMTSMSTLVAPITTPAILYALAGHWMPVNFWEMFTMIVQVIIVPVTLGLILRRFLPVFVDKTVTVMPLVSVLAILTIIMGAVGANAESLATAGLISFVAVMLHNAAGLTSGYAAAKVSRLTLSQRRAVSIEIGMQNTGLGVTLATAHLTPLAAIPSVIGTAWHNITGPIMATYWSKWPLNDDHTERKDTKNL; encoded by the coding sequence ATGAAGGTTTTAGCATCGATCAGTACATTCGCGGGAAAGTATTTTGCTTTTTTGGTCATTGCCGCTGCAATTCTGGCTTTTTTGGTTCCAGAACCATTTATTCCAATTAACGATTATGTGCCTTTTTTACTCGGGATCGTTATGCTGGGGATGGGGATGACGCTTAAACCTGTTGATTTTAAGCTTATCGCCAAACATCCGCTGCCGGTTATCCTCGGGCTAATCTTTCAATATACAATCATGCCGCTCACAGCGCTTTTGATCGCTTATCTATTAAATCTTCCGCCTGAGCTTGCAGCAGGTCTCGTTTTGCTCGGGTCTGTCCCTGGCGGGACGGCCTCCAATGTCATGGTCTATCTCGCGAAAGGAGATTTACCATTATCGATTACGATGACGTCCATGTCAACACTCGTGGCACCAATCACAACACCGGCTATTCTTTATGCGCTAGCTGGCCATTGGATGCCGGTGAACTTTTGGGAAATGTTTACGATGATCGTTCAAGTCATCATCGTACCTGTCACATTAGGCCTTATTTTGCGACGCTTTTTGCCCGTCTTTGTCGATAAGACAGTTACGGTCATGCCGCTCGTATCGGTTCTAGCTATTCTGACTATTATTATGGGTGCTGTCGGAGCAAATGCAGAAAGCCTAGCGACAGCGGGTCTTATCTCTTTTGTAGCCGTCATGCTTCATAACGCTGCAGGGCTCACATCCGGTTATGCTGCCGCAAAAGTATCCAGGCTTACTCTAAGCCAGCGAAGAGCCGTATCCATTGAGATTGGAATGCAAAATACCGGTCTCGGTGTGACGCTCGCGACTGCCCATTTAACGCCGCTTGCTGCCATTCCTAGTGTGATCGGAACTGCTTGGCACAACATTACAGGACCAATCATGGCAACCTATTGGTCAAAGTGGCCGCTGAACGATGACCATACTGAACGAAAGGATACGAAAAACCTTTAA
- a CDS encoding amidase — MTELHTKTASELAPFIKDKQLSPVELTEAIMKQVEKENPSINAYITLLPEVAREQAKHAEKQMMQGLYRGPLHGIPIGIKDNMYTKGIPTTAGSKLLHDFLPHENATSVDKLLAAGCIMIGKLNMHEFGGGLTNTNQFYGNARNPWDLNHTPGGSSGGSSAAISAGLATLATGTDTFGSIREPAAMAGIYGLKPTYGLVSSHGVVPLAPSMDHIGPMARSVPDLALMLQHMAGPDPRDPANIHAPIPNYSDSLTKGIEGIKIAVPGYFLKGLDSDIEFLFKNALEQMENMGAKIIDMDIPELELSSYAAYQTVTGEAGNTFYEKLKTNPEVFNDDVRIFFTSGLATNTNHYVRSQQARRRLVTAFKKTFEDVDIVAAPTVPITAPAFQTAWIEQNLDIIERCMPFTAPANLTGLPSLSVPIGLSSEMLPAGMQFMGDHLTERLLFQVGNSWESINPLGAD, encoded by the coding sequence TTGACTGAATTACATACGAAGACTGCGAGCGAACTTGCTCCCTTCATCAAGGATAAGCAATTGTCGCCGGTGGAACTAACCGAAGCAATCATGAAACAAGTGGAAAAAGAGAATCCCTCGATCAATGCGTATATTACATTGCTTCCCGAAGTGGCACGTGAACAAGCCAAACATGCGGAAAAACAAATGATGCAAGGCCTGTACCGGGGTCCTTTGCACGGCATTCCCATCGGGATCAAGGACAACATGTACACAAAGGGAATTCCGACGACGGCAGGGTCAAAATTATTACATGATTTTTTGCCTCATGAAAACGCAACATCGGTGGATAAGCTTTTAGCCGCCGGTTGCATTATGATCGGGAAATTAAACATGCATGAATTTGGAGGGGGCTTAACAAATACGAATCAATTTTATGGAAATGCCCGCAATCCCTGGGATCTCAACCACACCCCCGGAGGTTCAAGCGGCGGGAGTTCGGCCGCTATATCCGCAGGATTAGCAACGCTTGCAACAGGGACAGACACGTTCGGATCCATACGGGAACCCGCAGCCATGGCGGGGATATACGGGTTAAAGCCAACATACGGATTGGTGAGCTCCCACGGCGTTGTTCCTCTTGCGCCTTCTATGGACCATATCGGACCGATGGCACGTTCCGTCCCCGATCTCGCCTTGATGCTTCAACACATGGCCGGTCCTGACCCGCGTGATCCTGCGAACATCCATGCCCCAATTCCGAATTACAGCGATAGCTTAACGAAAGGCATCGAAGGGATTAAAATCGCTGTTCCGGGATACTTTTTAAAAGGGCTGGATTCCGATATTGAATTTTTATTTAAAAACGCGCTTGAGCAAATGGAGAATATGGGGGCAAAAATAATTGACATGGACATACCCGAATTGGAACTGTCTTCCTATGCCGCTTATCAAACCGTTACAGGCGAAGCCGGCAACACCTTTTATGAGAAACTGAAAACGAATCCCGAAGTTTTTAACGACGATGTCCGTATTTTTTTCACATCCGGGTTAGCAACGAATACGAATCATTATGTAAGATCGCAACAAGCTCGTCGACGTTTAGTGACGGCGTTTAAAAAGACCTTTGAAGATGTTGACATCGTGGCAGCACCGACGGTCCCGATCACGGCTCCAGCGTTCCAGACCGCATGGATCGAACAAAACTTGGATATCATCGAACGTTGCATGCCGTTTACCGCGCCCGCTAACCTTACGGGATTGCCATCACTGTCCGTGCCAATTGGATTGTCATCGGAAATGCTTCCGGCGGGCATGCAGTTCATGGGGGATCATCTAACAGAGAGGTTGCTATTCCAGGTCGGAAATAGTTGGGAAAGCATCAATCCATTGGGTGCGGATTGA
- a CDS encoding YndM family protein yields MNHVVALIIKFVMITAVLWLILGGFFNVGFGNIFLISIIMTGVAYLIGDLWILPQFGNVVATIADFGLVFAGVWALAAIFEPTANFGSAAFFSAVIIAIGEIFFHMYVRNTVLNNPETTADNNRQNTSDRNLQTEFGTETDAARRGKKNKD; encoded by the coding sequence ATGAACCATGTCGTCGCGTTGATTATTAAGTTTGTTATGATCACAGCTGTATTGTGGCTAATTTTAGGCGGGTTTTTCAACGTTGGATTTGGGAATATTTTCTTGATAAGTATTATAATGACTGGCGTAGCATACCTCATTGGCGACTTGTGGATCTTGCCGCAATTCGGAAATGTGGTAGCGACAATAGCAGACTTTGGCCTCGTATTCGCAGGGGTCTGGGCGCTTGCCGCTATATTCGAACCGACAGCAAATTTCGGGTCGGCTGCGTTTTTTTCAGCTGTTATTATTGCCATCGGAGAAATTTTCTTCCATATGTATGTCCGAAACACAGTCCTGAACAACCCGGAAACAACTGCCGATAATAACAGACAGAACACATCGGATAGGAACCTGCAAACCGAGTTTGGAACAGAAACGGATGCTGCGAGAAGAGGTAAGAAGAATAAAGATTAG
- a CDS encoding FAD-binding oxidoreductase, which translates to MPTLVESLQETLSMSQVTTNITVRELHSKDESYHAPVTPEVVVYPYNAQDVSEIKQIAKQFSRPVYPFGLGSSLEGLVIPTEDGISIDFSEMNRIIEVKEQDLLVKVQPGVTRTQLNKELKKYGLFFSVDPGADATIGGMAATNASGTSSVRYGIMRDQVRDIEVVLADGSIIHTGNLAAKSSSGYNLNGLFIGSEGTLGSFTEITLEVHGIPEHIVAGRAVFPTIDNAVEAAVSTLHAGVPIARCELVDEPSVKKTNEFSDTDYPVQPTLFLEFHGNEAGLNQDLAFMKEIVKEQGCEEIEFEQDNAARNKLWEARHNLAYAYIHGAPGKKMMTTDVCVPISELAGAIRHARKVVDDSMFEGGIAGHVGDGNYHIILMFDRNSEEEIQAAAKLNEEVVKYALSVGGTCTGEHGVGLGKQKYQAEEHGESLFVMKKIKEAFDPENRLNPFKLVQFKE; encoded by the coding sequence ATGCCCACACTTGTGGAATCATTGCAGGAAACGTTGAGCATGTCACAAGTAACGACGAACATAACAGTGCGTGAATTACATAGCAAAGACGAATCCTACCACGCACCGGTAACGCCTGAAGTCGTCGTTTACCCTTACAACGCACAGGACGTCAGTGAAATAAAGCAAATCGCGAAGCAGTTTAGTAGGCCTGTTTATCCATTTGGGCTTGGGTCCAGTCTTGAAGGTCTTGTAATCCCAACGGAGGATGGGATTTCCATCGATTTTTCTGAAATGAATCGCATTATTGAAGTGAAAGAGCAAGATTTGCTTGTTAAAGTTCAACCTGGCGTCACGCGCACCCAGTTAAACAAAGAACTCAAAAAATACGGACTCTTCTTTTCCGTTGACCCTGGTGCTGATGCGACGATTGGCGGTATGGCCGCTACGAATGCAAGCGGTACAAGTTCCGTGCGTTACGGCATTATGCGCGATCAAGTCCGCGATATTGAAGTCGTACTCGCAGACGGCTCCATCATTCATACAGGCAATCTCGCTGCCAAGTCTTCTTCCGGCTATAATCTAAACGGGTTATTCATTGGTTCGGAAGGGACGCTTGGCAGCTTCACAGAGATCACCTTGGAAGTGCACGGGATTCCTGAGCATATCGTCGCCGGACGTGCTGTGTTTCCTACCATTGACAATGCCGTTGAAGCCGCCGTATCCACCCTGCACGCCGGTGTGCCGATCGCCCGCTGCGAGCTCGTTGATGAGCCATCAGTGAAAAAGACAAATGAATTTAGCGATACGGATTATCCAGTTCAACCTACGCTGTTTTTAGAATTTCACGGCAATGAAGCCGGCCTTAATCAAGATCTTGCATTTATGAAAGAGATTGTGAAGGAACAAGGGTGCGAAGAAATCGAATTCGAACAAGATAATGCAGCTAGAAACAAGTTGTGGGAAGCCCGTCACAACTTAGCCTACGCTTACATTCACGGTGCACCCGGGAAGAAAATGATGACCACAGATGTTTGTGTTCCCATTTCCGAATTGGCCGGAGCAATCAGGCATGCGCGTAAAGTCGTTGATGACTCCATGTTTGAGGGCGGCATCGCCGGTCACGTCGGTGATGGTAACTATCACATCATTCTTATGTTTGACCGCAATAGCGAAGAGGAGATTCAGGCTGCTGCAAAACTAAACGAAGAGGTCGTCAAATACGCGCTCTCTGTCGGCGGTACATGCACCGGCGAACATGGTGTTGGCCTTGGCAAGCAAAAATATCAAGCAGAAGAACACGGGGAATCGCTTTTTGTCATGAAAAAAATCAAAGAAGCGTTTGATCCGGAGAATAGATTAAACCCGTTTAAGCTCGTGCAGTTCAAGGAGTAA
- a CDS encoding DUF2243 domain-containing protein: MVVTHRTYPNYNLWSGILFGIGMMAFIDEALFHLLLQWHHFYDRSTTEIGLMSEGLLHAFSWFATIASLFMLAGIKKRNGFWLKRWGGGVLLGAGIFQFYDGIVQHKLMRIHQVRYVDNLIVYDLVWILAAVLMIVGGAFLIKRTKQSGLKGSL; this comes from the coding sequence ATTGTCGTGACTCACAGAACATATCCCAACTATAATCTATGGTCAGGAATTTTATTTGGGATTGGCATGATGGCGTTTATCGATGAAGCCTTATTTCATCTCCTTCTTCAATGGCATCATTTTTATGATCGATCTACGACTGAAATAGGGTTAATGTCAGAAGGGCTGTTGCATGCATTCAGCTGGTTTGCGACAATCGCTTCCTTATTTATGCTTGCCGGTATCAAAAAAAGAAACGGCTTCTGGCTGAAAAGATGGGGAGGAGGCGTGCTGCTCGGCGCCGGTATATTTCAATTTTATGATGGCATCGTGCAGCACAAGTTGATGAGGATTCACCAGGTACGTTATGTGGATAATCTTATTGTGTACGATTTGGTTTGGATTTTAGCTGCTGTTCTTATGATTGTTGGAGGTGCTTTTCTTATTAAACGCACAAAACAGTCCGGTCTGAAAGGATCCTTATAG
- a CDS encoding IS5 family transposase → MYHHSEHQMLLPDDFFLPFGGRLNPDNRWVVLASLIPWWKVEEAYKETLKDLTQGNQAYSVRMALGALIIKEKLGTSDRETVEQMTENPYLQYFLGLPEFTETAPFDASTMTHFRKRISREMIDQVNAWIVEDQQSQKDSGDGDDDDDHRGTSSSSAPAEEKKKETDAAETHQGKLLIDATCAPAAITYPTDLKLLNEAREKLETMIDVLHEPFRGSRKKPRTYRNQARKSYLSIAKQKSPKRKKVRKAIRKQLGYVERDLNHLEKLSLQSGLDRLSRKQYGELFVIQELYRQQRQMYDSKTHRIEDRIVSIHQPHVRPIVRGKAHTNVEFGAKLSMSLVDGWAFLDNLQWDAYHEAADLPGAVEAYAQRAGVYPEAVLADKIYLTRENRKYCKERGIRLTGPKLGRPPKQESKEQKQIEKQDAAERNAIEGKFGEGKRTYGLGLIRACLRNTSETVISLQVLVMNLSKALREHSFFSFFMYLVQDVRCSEGSPKVA, encoded by the coding sequence ATGTATCACCATTCGGAACATCAAATGCTTTTACCCGATGACTTTTTTCTACCATTCGGTGGCCGATTGAACCCGGATAACCGTTGGGTCGTGCTGGCAAGCTTGATCCCGTGGTGGAAAGTAGAAGAAGCGTATAAGGAAACCCTCAAGGACCTGACACAAGGGAATCAAGCGTATTCGGTCCGAATGGCTCTGGGTGCCCTGATTATCAAAGAGAAACTAGGCACGAGTGACCGTGAAACCGTCGAACAGATGACCGAGAATCCGTACCTGCAATACTTCCTTGGCCTGCCTGAATTCACTGAAACAGCGCCTTTCGATGCTTCGACCATGACGCACTTTCGTAAACGTATATCCCGTGAGATGATCGATCAAGTCAATGCGTGGATCGTGGAAGACCAACAATCTCAAAAAGATAGTGGCGATGGCGATGACGATGATGATCATCGCGGAACGTCTTCATCTTCAGCGCCCGCTGAAGAAAAAAAGAAGGAGACAGACGCCGCGGAGACACATCAAGGAAAGCTCTTGATCGATGCCACGTGTGCACCTGCAGCTATCACCTACCCAACGGACTTGAAACTTTTGAATGAAGCCCGTGAAAAGCTGGAAACGATGATTGACGTGTTGCACGAACCATTCCGTGGAAGCCGGAAGAAACCTCGAACTTACCGGAACCAAGCTCGAAAGTCTTACCTGTCCATTGCCAAACAGAAAAGCCCGAAACGCAAGAAGGTACGGAAAGCGATTCGAAAGCAGCTAGGCTATGTGGAGCGAGATCTCAACCATCTGGAGAAACTGTCTCTTCAATCCGGACTCGACCGACTCAGCCGTAAACAGTACGGTGAACTCTTTGTCATCCAAGAATTGTATCGCCAACAAAGGCAGATGTATGATTCAAAGACCCACCGCATTGAGGATCGGATCGTTAGCATTCACCAACCTCATGTTCGGCCGATTGTTCGTGGAAAGGCCCATACGAACGTGGAGTTTGGCGCCAAGTTGTCCATGAGCCTGGTAGACGGATGGGCGTTTCTCGACAACTTGCAGTGGGATGCGTATCACGAAGCCGCTGATCTTCCTGGCGCCGTGGAAGCCTATGCGCAGCGCGCTGGCGTTTATCCCGAAGCTGTTTTGGCGGATAAGATTTATCTCACACGCGAGAACCGAAAGTACTGCAAGGAACGCGGGATTCGCCTAACGGGTCCCAAGCTGGGCCGTCCTCCCAAACAAGAATCCAAAGAACAAAAGCAGATCGAGAAGCAGGATGCCGCAGAACGAAATGCCATCGAAGGGAAATTCGGTGAAGGAAAGCGCACCTATGGCCTTGGTCTTATTCGAGCATGCCTTCGAAATACCAGTGAAACAGTGATTTCCCTCCAAGTGCTCGTCATGAATCTCTCGAAAGCCCTTCGGGAGCATTCTTTTTTTAGTTTTTTCATGTATTTGGTTCAGGACGTTCGATGTTCAGAAGGCTCCCCCAAGGTTGCGTGA
- a CDS encoding DUF3231 family protein, with translation MGMFSGNQKQEPMHYGEVIGVWSALSVAKGQLTTYQIFHNHAGDEDLKKFIQDMVENVTKPSIEENEALLKENSVSLPVAPPERSEADQEDIPVGARIMDPEIAAAMSKDIAQGLVADSTLIGQCIREDIAMMYGQSHTKKAQMGAKLLKMNKEKGWLVSPPLHKKSKSNKTD, from the coding sequence ATGGGTATGTTTAGCGGCAACCAAAAGCAGGAACCGATGCACTATGGCGAAGTTATTGGTGTATGGTCGGCATTGTCTGTTGCGAAAGGACAACTGACGACCTATCAAATTTTCCATAACCATGCGGGGGATGAAGATTTAAAAAAGTTTATCCAGGACATGGTGGAGAATGTTACTAAACCCAGTATCGAAGAAAATGAAGCCTTGTTAAAAGAAAACAGTGTCAGCTTGCCTGTTGCTCCTCCCGAACGTTCGGAAGCTGATCAAGAGGATATTCCTGTAGGTGCAAGGATCATGGATCCTGAAATTGCTGCAGCCATGTCAAAAGATATTGCCCAGGGATTAGTTGCAGACAGTACCCTTATTGGACAATGTATTAGGGAAGACATCGCTATGATGTACGGCCAATCTCATACGAAGAAAGCGCAAATGGGCGCAAAGCTCTTAAAAATGAACAAAGAAAAGGGATGGTTAGTTTCACCTCCGCTTCACAAAAAAAGCAAATCGAATAAGACGGATTAA